Sequence from the Bacillota bacterium genome:
TCCGTCATCTCGGCCTCCAGCGATATCCACAGGATGATGTCCTGGTCCAGCACCAGGTTGATGTAGGTGGGGTTGATCTCCACGTCCCTGAGCTCGATGGCGAGCGGCAAAAACGCTCCCCACGCCTGCCGGTAGGCGTCCCCGATGATGCCGAGCACCTGGCGCCGAAGAACCTGGAGTTCGATGTCCGTGGGCTCCCGGTGCCCCACGTGGGCCGACCCGGAGCCGCCGGCCAGCCGTTCGTAGATGTTGAACGCCAGATCCAGGCTCAGCTCCAGGACGATGCGGTCGCCCGCCTGGCCGAAGTCGAACACCCCCAAGAGCGAGGGGTTGGGCACCGACCGGATGAACTCCCCGTAGGTCAACTGCTGAACCGAGACGACCCGGGCCGCCAGGTCGGTGCGAAGCCGTGCCCCCAGCATGATCCCCAGGAGCCTGCCAAACTGCTGGTGGATGCGCTCCAGCGAACGCAGCTGGTCGCGGGAGAACTTGGAGGGCCTGCGGAAGTCATAAGGCGCAACCTCCCCGGCGGCTTCGACGGCAACGACCGGGGAGGGTGCCTCTGCCTGGCCCGATTGTTCGGCGGCCAGATCCCGGATGAGTTCGTCAATTTCCTGCTGACTCAGTATCCGTTCCATCGTCAGAAGACGCCTCCACCGAGGCCGGGCTCTCGTCGGCCTCAACCGTTGCGTGGACCTGCTCAAGGGCCTTCATCTCGCTGGCCTGAAGCAGCCGCTCCAGGTCGAGGAGGATCACCAGGCGGCGCTCCAGCTTTGCCACGCCGGAAATGAAGGCGACGTCGATCCCTGCCAGCACGTTGCCGGCACCTTCCACGACGCTCTCGGGAATGCGCAGCACCTCGGTGACCGCATCGACCACCAGCCCGAGGGTGTGCGGCGGCACGTCCACCACCATGATCCGGGTGCGGCGCGGATCCACGGAGGCCTCGAGGCCGAACCGCTTGCGAAGATCGATGACGGGAATCACGTGGCCGCGCAGGTTGATGACGCCTTCCACGAAGTCGGGCGCCCCGGGAACGCGGGTGATGTCCTGAAC
This genomic interval carries:
- the fliM gene encoding flagellar motor switch protein FliM, whose protein sequence is MERILSQQEIDELIRDLAAEQSGQAEAPSPVVAVEAAGEVAPYDFRRPSKFSRDQLRSLERIHQQFGRLLGIMLGARLRTDLAARVVSVQQLTYGEFIRSVPNPSLLGVFDFGQAGDRIVLELSLDLAFNIYERLAGGSGSAHVGHREPTDIELQVLRRQVLGIIGDAYRQAWGAFLPLAIELRDVEINPTYINLVLDQDIILWISLEAEMTETRDTLNLCLPYSALEPLLPKLSNEYLLRAQGKPHSQDRERLHRLLRDTMVPVQAVLGTADLEIRELMELKVGDVLILDTGIHEEIKLYVANRPKFRGRAGRVGHRLAVRLTGAAHEASAELEEEAPDATGGQAAGSERPAAAGAAAAAAPDARR
- a CDS encoding chemotaxis protein CheW codes for the protein MMDSALGASPAGQAGASAVAVGTREREKERGRPEKERQLVVFQLAKEVYGLDINWVREIITVQDITRVPGAPDFVEGVINLRGHVIPVIDLRKRFGLEASVDPRRTRIMVVDVPPHTLGLVVDAVTEVLRIPESVVEGAGNVLAGIDVAFISGVAKLERRLVILLDLERLLQASEMKALEQVHATVEADESPASVEASSDDGTDTESAGN